The following proteins are co-located in the Solanum pennellii chromosome 1, SPENNV200 genome:
- the LOC107012481 gene encoding probable serine/threonine-protein kinase PBL7 yields MFGSSSGKGGISSLLRCRVVPKAKRRTIVVGLKSDNSSREMLLRLLNLVVVPGDYVLSVHVQQPNDTFDPNTFHIHEDLCKSKQVDFQIKVCVADTYITELSNQVRINFATMLAVGCSSSRPTDQIAGKILKELPPTCSLLVMDNGGKILLQRPGTSQEGAPSKVFQSPQSSLSVSSSSTQSRDKYQIHKSLSMTCSSTTSTSSQPTRNATFPRIKKLNNAAAKSLFERIACLESMGCARRFTTDELSCATNNFSPNLLTGVGGHSQVYRANLENGQLAAVKVLKNTRYAEDDLFQEVEILSNLKHENLIQLVGYSYSKDMQAIVYNLLKDSLKQRLKQLNWNTRMQVAIGVARGLEYLHSQTPPIVHRDVKSSNILLSDDCHPQLSDFGSAVVHQETQQDSACVKPIHVVGTFGYLAPEYIMYGKVDEKVDVYSYGVVLLELITGKRAIEKDLEAHHESLVLWARSLLSCGLSDRLVDPDINENYNKDEMKTMMFAARLCLLHSSSRRPKMKTILRLFEEPEHWLELQRKREELLDGIGSEDETCLCRYYGSDSEEGMFIEDS; encoded by the exons ATGTTTGGTAGTTCAAGTGGCAAAGGAGGAATTTCCTCACTCCTGAGATGCAGGGTAGTTCCCAAGGCCAAGAGGAGAACAATTGTGGTTGGTCTCAAATCCGATAACAGCAGCAGAGAAATGCTCCTTCGTTTGCTCAATTTAGTCGTAGTGCCTGGGGACTATGTTCTATCTGTTCATGTACAACAACCAAATGATACCTTTGATCCAAATACTTTTCACATTCATGAGGATCTATGTAAATCCAAGCAG GTGGATTTCCAAATCAAGGTTTGCGTAGCAGACACGTACATAACTGAGTTGAGTAATCAAGTACGTATAAACTTTGCCACAATGCTTGCCGTAGGATGCAGCAGTTCCAG GCCAACTGATCAGATTGCTggcaaaattttgaaagaattgcCTCCTACTTGCTCCCTTCTCGTAATGGATAATGGAGGAAAAATCCTACTCCAGAGGCCGGGGACTTCCCAAGAAGGTGCTCCCAGTAAAGTATTTCAATCACCTCAGTCCTCTCTGTCAGTGTCCAGCAGCTCTACGCAGTCAAGAGACAAGTATCAAATTCATAAATCTTTGTCAATGACATGTTCTTCAACCACATCTACTTCATCACAGCCGACTAGAAATGCAACTTTTCCTAGAATCAAGAAGCTCAATAATGCTGCAGCTAAGAGTCTGTTTGAGAGAATAGCTTGCTTAGAATCAATGGGTTGCGCCAGACGCTTCACTACCGATGAACTTAGCTGTGCAACAAACAACTTCAGTCCCAATTTATTGACTGGAGTGGGTGGACATAGTCAAGTCTATCGAGCCAATCTCGAGAATGGCCAGCTTGCAGCAGTGAAGGTCCTTAAGAACACACGATACGCCGAGGATGATCTTTTTCAAGAAGTTGAAATATTGAGTAATCTGAAACACGAGAACTTAATTCAGCTTGTCGGTTACAGTTACAGTAAGGATATGCAAGCAATCGTGTATAATCTACTGAAGGACAGTCTGAAGCAAAGATTAAAACAGCTTAATTGGAACACAAGGATGCAAGTTGCAATAGGAGTGGCAAGGGGATTGGAATACCTCCATTCTCAAACCCCACCTATCGTTCACAGAGATGTGAAATCATCAAATATTCTCTTATCTGATGATTGCCACCCACAA CTATCAGATTTTGGATCAGCAGTGGTACACCAGGAAACTCAGCAAGATTCAGCTTGTGTGAAACCAATTCACGTTGTTGGGACATTTGGATACCTGGCACCTGAGTACATCATGTATGGCAAAGTTGATGAGAAGGTAGATGTATACTCTTATGGGGTGGTTCTGCTAGAATTGATCACAGGGAAACGAGCCATCGAGAAAGACCTGGAAGCTCATCATGAAAGCTTAGTGTTGTGG GCAAGGTCTCTGCTCAGTTGTGGTCTTAGTGACCGTCTTGTTGATCCTGACATAAATGAGAACTACAACAAAGATGAGATGAAAACAATGATGTTTGCAGCGCGGCTCTGCCTCTTGCATTCATCTTCAAGGAGGCCAAAAATGAAAACA ATCCTGCGTTTGTTTGAGGAGCCAGAGCACTGGTTAGAACTGCAAAGAAAGAGAGAAGAGCTTCTTGATGGAATTGGTTCAGAAGATGAAACTTGCTTGTGCAGATATTATGGATCAGATTCTGAAGAGGGCATGTTCATAGAGGATAGCTGA
- the LOC107029529 gene encoding GDSL esterase/lipase At5g55050-like, with amino-acid sequence MENMCPFSLLILLALSIFGPNLVNADTVRPTPPPIFILGDSTADVGTNSYIPDCKAAANFPHNGIDFVNSRPTGRFSNGLNSADHLARLFGYNSSPPPFLFLHSLKYGLQLGIYRGVNFASGGSGLLDDTGLQLNVLNLPQQINQFVTLRENLIASLGHESTKALLGKSLFCISTGSNDIFVYFKTRSTMPKEEFINHLMEAYENHIKTLYSLGARKFGIISVPPVGCCPANRLLNGTRCFEPMNDFARCFHSALEKLMCNLTSELHGMKYSLGDTYKMTIDVIDNPQPFNFKNVDTACCGHGALKAEGICNATASLCSDRRQYIFWDLFHPTDAAARLAANTLYGGPTHYVSPINFAQLAAEN; translated from the exons ATGGAAAACATGTGTCCTTTctctcttcttattcttctGGCGCTATCAATATTCGGCCCCAACTTAGTCAATGCTGATACAGTGCGCCCAACCCCACCACCTATTTTCATACTAGGGGATTCAACAGCTGATGTTGGAACTAATTCTTACATCCCTGACTGCAAAGCAGCAGCTAACTTTCCTCATAATGGCATTGATTTTGTCAACTCAAGGCCAACTGGAAGGTTTAGTAATGGACTCAACAGTGCTGATCATCTTG CAAGGCTTTTCGGATACAATAGTAGCCCGCCCCCCTTTCTATTTCTTCACAGCCTGAAATATGGTCTTCAACTGGGTATATATCGAGGTGTAAACTTCGCCTCAGGAGGCTCTGGTCTCCTTGATGACACTGGCTTACAGCTG AATGTCCTTAACTTGCCACAGCAGATCAATCAATTTGTCACTTTACGTGAAAATTTGATTGCATCACTTGGTCATGAATCAACAAAAGCATTGCTCGGAAAATCATTGTTCTGTATCAGTACTGGGAGCAATGACATCTTTGTTTATTTCAAGACCAGGAGTACAATGCCTAAAGAAGAGTTTATCAATCATCTCATGGAAGCGTATGAGAACCACATAAAG ACTTTGTACAGCCTCGGAGCACGGAAGTTTGGCATCATAAGTGTGCCACCAGTAGGTTGTTGTCCAGCCAACAGACTTTTGAATGGGACAAGGTGTTTCGAGCCCATGAATGATTTTGCCAGATGTTTCCATTCAGCTCTTGAAAAGCTAATGTGCAACCTAACCTCAGAGCTACACGGGATGAAATATTCGCTTGGGGACACATACAAAATGACCATTGACGTTATAGATAATCCACAACCCTTCA ACTTCAAAAATGTGGACACAGCCTGCTGCGGACATGGAGCACTAAAAGCCGAAGGAATTTGTAATGCAACAGCTAGTCTCTGTTCAGATCGCAGACAGTACATATTCTGGGACTTGTTCCACCCTACAGACGCTGCTGCACGGTTGGCAGCTAATACACTTTACGGTGGTCCAACACACTATGTTTCTCCAATTAACTTTGCTCAGCTGGCTGCTGAAAATTAG
- the LOC107010455 gene encoding L-ascorbate oxidase homolog, translating to MRSEKGRRWCWIALVVLYMEGVVVAEDPYRYLDWRITYGDIHPLGVRQQGILINGQFPGPDIYSVTNDNLIINVHNHLPHPFLLTWNGLQQRKNSFQDGVYGTTCPIPPGKNFTYTMQVKDQIGSFFYFPSLQFHKAAGGFGGIRILSRPKIPVPFPEPAGDFTILIGDWYKTDHKVLKTILDHGKRLPFPDGIQINGLGRDGAKFTVEPGKTYRLRICNVGLQNSLNFRIQGHKMKLVEVEGTHTIQTTLSSLDIHVGQSYSVLVTADQRAQDYYVAVSSRFTTQILDSTAILHYRNSRKTVSGPPPPGPTTDISWSLNQARSIRTNLTASGPRPNPQGSYHYGQINVTRTIRLANHAGLVDKKQRYAVNGVSFIPADTPLKLADYYNIDGVFKVGSIQDKPAGRNIHLDTAVMGADYRAFVEIVFENRENIVQSWHLDGYSFFVVGMDVGIWSPASKNQYNLIDAVSRCTTQVYPRSWTAIYVPLDNVGMWNLRSQFWARQYLGHQFYLRVYTPVKSYRDEYPIPKNALHCGRA from the exons ATGAGGTCGGAAAAGGGAAGAAGGTGGTGTTGGATTGCGCTAGTGGTGCTGTACATGGAAGGTGTAGTAGTTGCAGAGGATCCTTACAGATACTTGGACTGGAGAATCACTTATGGCGATATACATCCTCTTGGTGTCCGCCAACAG GGAATTCTCATAAATGGCCAATTTCCGGGTCCTGATATATACAGCGTTACAAATGACAACCTTATCATCAACGTCCATAATCACTTGCCTCACCCTTTTCTTCTCACTTG GAATGGACTCcaacaaagaaaaaattcatttcAAGATGGTGTATATGGAACAACATGTCCCATCCCCCCAGGAAAGAATTTCACATACACAATGCAGGTGAAAGATCAAATTGGAAGTTTCTTCTATTTCCCATCACTCCAATTCCACAAAGCTGCTGGTGGATTTGGAGGAATTAGGATTCTCAGTAGACCAAAAATTCCAGTCCCTTTTCCTGAACCTGCTGGAGATTTCACTATTCTTATTGGAGATTGGTACAAAACTGATCACAAG gtattaaaaacaattttagaccatGGAAAGAGGCTTCCATTCCCTGATGGCATTCAGATCAATGGCCTTGGTCGTGATGGTGCAAAATTCACTGTTGAACCAG GGAAAACATACAGGTTAAGAATATGCAATGTGGGACTTCAAAATTCACTCAACTTTCGAATTCAGGGACACAAAATGAAGTTGGTTGAAGTTGAAGGAACTCACACAATTCAAACTACATTGTCTTCTCTTGATATACATGTTGGCCAGTCCTACTCAGTGTTAGTCACTGCAGATCAGCGTGCTCAAGATTACTACGTAGCTGTTTCCAGCCGCTTCACCACTCAAATTCTCGATTCTACGGCCATTCTTCACTACAGAAACTCCAGAAAAACAGTTTCTGGACCACCTCCTCCAGGGCCAACCACTGATATTTCTTGGTCCCTAAATCAGGCGCGTTCTATCAG GACTAATCTTACAGCCAGTGGGCCAAGACCAAATCCTCAAGGCTCCTATCATTATGGTCAGATCAATGTGACGAGAACAATAAGACTAGCCAATCATGCTGGCTTAGTTGATAAAAAACAGAGATATGCAGTTAATGGTGTATCCTTCATCCCAGCTGATACGCCGCTTAAGTTAGCAGACTATTACAATATCGATGGAGTATTCAAAGTTGGAAGCATCCAGGATAAGCCTGCAGGTCGAAATATTCACCTTGACACAGCAGTTATGGGAGCAGACTACAGAGCATTTGTAGAGATTGTATTTGAGAACAGAGAGAACATTGTCCAAAGTTGGCATCTTGATGGATACTCTTTCTTCGTCGTCGG GATGGATGTAGGCATTTGGAGTCCTGCAAGTAAAAACCAGTACAACCTTATAGATGCAGTTTCGCGCTGTACCACACAG GTTTATCCAAGATCATGGACCGCAATATATGTGCCCCTGGACAATGTAGGAATGTGGAACCTGAGGAGTCAATTCTGGGCAAGGCAGTACCTTGGCCACCAATTTTATTTGCGAGTTTATACACCAGTTAAATCATACCGCGATGAATATCCTATTCCAAAGAATGCTTTGCACTGTGGTAGGGCCTAG
- the LOC107008547 gene encoding lysine histidine transporter-like 8, with protein sequence MAGVEDQVSSLPNSLPITPRTVNTAPMFHHDDQFGSVPITPRTASVAQTPSMLSLPITPRTARTPSIVSLPPSQFHSPSLSRSPLLLTGDHATNKPVKTPRSRGLTPRFITPLGSPLRKALKMTKLDPQDAWLPITESRNGNAFYAAFHTLCSGIGVQALVLPVAFTILGWAWGIIGLTVAFVWQLYTLYLMVQLHENHETGLRYSRYLQLACATFGENLGKLSSAFPLGYLSAGTCCALIIIGGSTAKLLYETLCGATCSNPKPLTVVEWYLVFTCVAVVLAQLPNLNSIAGISLIGALTAVGYCTALWTVSVAEGRLPNVSYQPVRKGSQINKMFDLLNAFGIIAFAFRGHNLILEIQATMPSSEKHPSRVPMWRGVQFAYLLIAMCLFPLAIGGYWAYGHLIPANGSVLTALFAFHSQDVSRSVLSLISIFVIINAVSSFQLYGMPMFDDMESAYTTRCKKACPWWLRSIFRAIFGFVCFFIAVALPFLGSFTGLIGGIALPITFAHPCFMWLKVKKPKKYSLSWWVNWGLGLLGMGLSGILIAAGLYVVIDTGVKISFFNPQ encoded by the exons ATGGCTGGTGTTGAAGATCAAGTTAGTTCTTTACCCAACTCGTTACCGATAACGCCACGGACGGTAAATACAGCTCCAATGTTTCATCACGATGATCAATTCGGCTCTGTACCCATAACTCCACGGACGGCGTCTGTAGCGCAAACGCCGTCCATGTTATCATTACCAATAACTCCACGGACGGCTCGAACTCCGTCCATAGTATCGTTACCTCCTTCACAGTTTCACTCGCCGTCTCTATCTCGATCACCGTTACTTTTGACGGGAGATCATGCTACAAATAAACCCGTTAAAACTCCAAGGTCACGTGGATTAACCCCGCGTTTCATCACTCCTTTGGGTAGTCCTCTTAGAAAGGCccttaaaatgacaaaattggaTCCACAAGACGCGTGGCTACCAATCACCGAGTCCAGAAATGGAAACGCATTCTACGCTGCCTTTCATACTCTTTGTTCTGGGATTGGTGTTCAAGCTCTTGTTCTGCCTGTTGCTTTTACCATACTTGGCTG GGCTTGGGGTATCATTGGCTTAACGGTAGCATTTGTATGGCAGCTCTACACTCTTTATTTAATGGTTCAACTTCATGAAAACCATGAAACAGGACTACGTTACAGTAGATACTTGCAACTGGCATGCGCAACTTTTG GTGAGAACTTAGGGAAACTAAGCTCCGCATTTCCACTGGGGTATCTGTCAGCAGGGACATGTTGCGCGTTGATTATTATAGGGGGTTCCACagcaaaattattatatgagacTTTATGTGGGGCAACATGTAGTAATCCGAAGCCATTAACAGTTGTTGAATGGTACTTGGTGTTTACATGTGTGGCAGTGGTTTTAGCTCAGTTGCCAAATTTGAATTCAATAGCTGGAATATCTCTAATTGGTGCTCTTACAGCCGTTGGATATTGTACAGCACTATGGACGGTTTCAGTCGCTGAGGGTAGGCTACCTAATGTCTCTTATCAACCTGTCAGAAAGGGAAGCCAAATTAATAAGATGTTTGATCTTCTTAATGCTTTTGGCATTATTGCTTTTGCTTTCAGAGGCCACAATCTCATACTGGAGATTCAG GCGACGATGCCTTCAAGTGAGAAGCACCCATCGCGAGTGCCTATGTGGAGGGGTGTGCAATTCGCATATCTACTCATAGCAATGTGCCTATTCCCTCTTGCAATTGGTGGCTACTGGGCTTATGGTCATTTG aTTCCAGCAAACGGGAGTGTATTAACGGCATTATTTGCATTTCATAGCCAAGATGTTTCGCGATCAGTATTATCTTTAATAAGTATTTTTGTGATAATAAATGCGGTGAGCTCATTCCAACTGTACGGAATGCCAATGTTTGACGATATGGAATCAGCTTACACAACAAGGTGCAAAAAAGCATGTCCTTGGTGGCTCCGTTCGATATTCAGGGCGATATTTGGGTTCGTGTGCTTCTTCATTGCGGTGGCTCTTCCATTTTTGGGTAGCTTTACTGGGCTTATTGGAGGAATCGCTCTGCCTATTACATTTGCTCATCCATGTTTTATGTGGCTTAAAGTGAAGAAGCCCAAAAAGTACTCTCTAAGTTGGTGGGTAAATTGGGGACTTGGGCTTCTGGGAATGGGCTTAAGTGGGATTTTAATTGCTGCTGGTTTGTATGTTGTTATTGACACTGGTGTTAAAATTAGTTTCTTCAATCCTCAGTAG